The DNA sequence GCCTTGGTATTCCCGTTGGCCTTGTCACTGGCGATGAGGTATTAGCCCGAGAGGCAACTGCTTGGCCGACCCCGCCGAAAATAGCACAGGTTAAGGAAAGCATCGGTCGCTATGCGGCCTGCTCCCTACATCCGAGTAAGGCCCGGCAACAAATTGAAAAGTTGGCCCAGGAGGCGGTAACCTCCTCTAAGGAATTTCAACCGGTGGTTTTTGCGGAACCCCTTAATTTACAAGTGAGTTTTATTGAGACAAATATGGCGGATGTGGTAACATTATTACCAGGGGTAACCCGGAAAGGTGCCTGTACGGTGATCTATAAAGCTGAGAAATACAGTGAGCTATACAATATGATTACCCTGTGTCTAATTCTAGCAGGAAGTAGCAAAGCTCAGGGCTAAAGAGGTTAAGGGTATGGAGTTTTTGGTCACAACAAATTCTAATCTAGATACCAAAGGGTACGGGCAAAGACTTGCATCATACCTATTACCGGGGGATGTGATTGCCCTATCGGGGGATTTAGGCGCAGGCAAGACTACCTTTTGTCAAGGCATTGGAGAAGGACTCGGTGTAGGGATACCCATTAAGAGTCCTACTTTTACGATTATCCGGGAATACGAGGGAAGAATTCCCTTCTACCATTTTGATGTTTACCGACTCAACTCCCTGCTCGAATTGGAAGACTTGGGATATGAGGAATACTTCTATGGTGATGGGGTTGTGGCGATTGAGTGGGCTGATCTGATTAAGCCTGTTTTGCCCGAGGATCATCTTGAGGTGATCATGGAATATGGCCATGAATCAGGAAGAAAGATTTGGTTTGTGGCCCATGGACCAAGGACAGAGGAAATACTAAAAATGTATCGGGGATTGGAAAGGTGACTTGGTAGTGTTAGTATTGGGGATTGATACGGCGACCCAAACTGGAGGGGTTGCGCTATTGGACGAGTATGCTCTTAGGGGTGAATACTTGCTTAATGTGTCCGCAACCCACTCGGAAAGATTACTTGGTTCCATAGAAAGGCTCTTGCTGGATGCACACTGTCCAAAAGAGGACATAGACGGAATCGCAGTCAGTATTGGGCCAGGTTCCTTTACTGGTCTACGGATTGGGGTTACCGTGGCCAAGACCTTAGCGTGGGTGTGGAAGTGTCCGGTGGTAGGTGTGAGTACCTTAGCTGCCTTAGCACGTCAGGGATTTG is a window from the Limnochordia bacterium genome containing:
- the tsaE gene encoding tRNA (adenosine(37)-N6)-threonylcarbamoyltransferase complex ATPase subunit type 1 TsaE, with protein sequence MEFLVTTNSNLDTKGYGQRLASYLLPGDVIALSGDLGAGKTTFCQGIGEGLGVGIPIKSPTFTIIREYEGRIPFYHFDVYRLNSLLELEDLGYEEYFYGDGVVAIEWADLIKPVLPEDHLEVIMEYGHESGRKIWFVAHGPRTEEILKMYRGLER